Proteins encoded within one genomic window of Ranitomeya variabilis isolate aRanVar5 chromosome 4, aRanVar5.hap1, whole genome shotgun sequence:
- the RAB5C gene encoding ras-related protein Rab-5C, with translation MAGRGGSARPNGPAAGNKICQFKLVLLGESAVGKSSLVLRFVKGQFHEYQESTIGAAFLTQTVCLDDTTVKFEIWDTAGQERYHSLAPMYYRGAQAAIVVYDITNTETFTRAKNWVKELQRQASPNIVIALSGNKADLSSKRAVDFQEAQAYADDNSLLFMETSAKTAMNVNEIFMAIAKKLPKNEPQSAQGAPGRNRGVDLQENSPPARSQCCSN, from the exons ATGGCCGGTCGAGGCGGAAGCGCTCGACCAAATGGGCCGGCTGCCGGCAATAAAATCTGCCAGTTCAAACTGGTTTTATTAGGGGAGTCTGCGGTGGGGAAGTCTAGTCTTGTCCTGCGTTTTGTCAAGGGCCAGTTCCATGAATACCAAGAGAGCACTATCGGAG CTGCTTTCCTTACACAGACAGTATGCCTTGATGACACAACGGTGAAATTTGAGATTTGGGACACAGCAGGGCAGGAGAGGTACCACAGCTTGGCCCCCATGTACTATAGAGGAGCCCAGGCGGCCATTGTGGTCTACGATATCACCAACACA GAAACATTCACCAGAGCAAAAAATTGGGTGAAGGAACTTCAGAGACAGGCAAGCCCAAATATTGTTATCGCCTTGTCTGGAAATAAGGCCGACCTTTCCAGTAAAAGAGCCGTCGACTTCCAG GAAGCACAAGCGTATGCCGATGACAACAGTTTGCTCTTCATGGAGACCTCCGCTAAAACCGCAATGAATGTGAATGAAATCTTTATGGCTATAG CCAAGAAACTGCCGAAGAATGAGCCACAAAGTGCACAAGGCGCCCCTGGAAGAAATAGAGGAGTGGACCTTCAAGAAAATAGCCCACCTGCAAGGAGCCAGTGCTGCAGCAATTGA